The Nostoc sp. 'Lobaria pulmonaria (5183) cyanobiont' genome window below encodes:
- a CDS encoding TetR/AcrR family transcriptional regulator codes for MVRIKAGEVDRDNSVDKVEQILQGAMQEFLQHGYAGTSMDRVAVAAGVSKATVYSHFQDKEGLFKVLLEQLTSKKNSSIFGTEPIEGEPGVILHQVATKALKQMLNDKEHSAFMRVLIGESGRFPELAQICVQAMIKPVAETLTHYLAAPELNIPDPEATARILLGALVHFHITQNVMHGQDIVPMESDRLIDALTHLIAKCAD; via the coding sequence ATGGTACGCATCAAAGCTGGCGAAGTGGATCGAGACAATTCCGTTGATAAAGTGGAGCAAATTTTGCAAGGAGCAATGCAAGAATTCCTTCAACATGGTTATGCTGGTACAAGCATGGATCGGGTAGCGGTAGCAGCAGGTGTTTCTAAAGCGACAGTCTACAGCCACTTTCAAGATAAAGAAGGACTTTTTAAAGTACTGTTAGAGCAACTGACAAGCAAAAAGAACAGCTCCATTTTTGGCACAGAACCGATTGAGGGAGAACCAGGTGTCATACTGCACCAGGTAGCAACCAAAGCATTAAAGCAAATGCTTAACGACAAAGAACATAGTGCATTTATGCGAGTCCTAATTGGGGAATCTGGGCGTTTTCCTGAGTTAGCTCAAATTTGTGTTCAAGCAATGATTAAGCCAGTAGCGGAAACTCTCACTCACTACTTAGCAGCTCCTGAATTAAACATACCTGACCCAGAGGCAACGGCGAGAATTCTCTTAGGAGCACTGGTGCATTTTCATATTACTCAAAATGTGATGCATGGACAGGACATTGTACCAATGGAAA
- a CDS encoding HlyD family efflux transporter periplasmic adaptor subunit — MEQNRNSEGLRSSQNLLRSPLLLAIIASLAIGGISVYTVMKLQAATNEKQKAPVAVQPVIKTVTALGRLEPKGEVIKLSAPSSNGEGNRVEQLLVKEGDRVKAGQIVAIMDNRDRLQATLGEAQKQVQVVKSRLNQVKAGAKQGEIGARQATVNRVQVELQGNIKTQQATINRLEAELLGQQRSLQATVARVAAEKGNAQADVQRYETLYKAGAISSQEVDKRRLSAETSTQALIESQATQTRTVATLQQQLNEAKANQDQTLASLQQQINEAKANLNQTTEVRPTDIANAQAEIDSAQATVEKIRAELAEAYVVAPKVGRILEINTRAGETVGNEGIVALGQTDQMYAVVEVYQSDIKRVRPGQPVLISSDSLRNELEGRVDWIGMQVKRQNLINADPSSNIDARVVEVHVQLNKLSSQNASSLTNLQVKAVIEL, encoded by the coding sequence ATGGAGCAAAACAGGAATTCAGAGGGTTTAAGGTCTTCTCAGAATCTTTTGCGATCGCCTCTTCTACTTGCAATAATTGCATCTCTAGCAATAGGCGGAATCAGTGTTTATACAGTGATGAAGCTTCAAGCTGCAACTAATGAAAAGCAAAAAGCACCAGTAGCAGTTCAGCCTGTGATAAAAACAGTAACAGCATTAGGGCGGTTGGAACCAAAGGGAGAGGTAATAAAACTGTCAGCGCCTTCTTCAAATGGTGAAGGAAATCGGGTAGAGCAACTATTGGTGAAAGAAGGCGATCGCGTCAAAGCTGGGCAGATAGTTGCGATTATGGACAACCGCGATCGCCTACAAGCTACTTTGGGTGAAGCACAAAAACAAGTTCAAGTTGTCAAATCCCGCCTTAACCAGGTAAAAGCTGGAGCCAAACAGGGAGAAATTGGAGCGCGTCAAGCTACGGTGAATCGTGTACAAGTAGAACTACAAGGAAACATTAAAACTCAGCAAGCCACAATTAATCGTCTAGAAGCAGAACTCCTTGGGCAACAACGGAGCTTGCAAGCAACAGTGGCTCGCGTAGCAGCCGAGAAAGGTAATGCCCAAGCTGACGTGCAGCGCTACGAGACTTTATACAAAGCAGGAGCAATTTCTAGCCAGGAAGTTGATAAAAGACGCCTAAGCGCCGAAACTTCTACTCAAGCCTTAATTGAAAGCCAAGCCACCCAGACAAGAACTGTAGCGACCCTACAACAGCAGCTTAACGAAGCAAAAGCCAACCAGGATCAAACCCTTGCCAGCTTGCAACAGCAGATTAACGAAGCAAAAGCTAACCTAAATCAAACCACTGAAGTTCGTCCCACAGATATAGCAAATGCACAGGCAGAGATAGACAGTGCTCAAGCCACTGTGGAGAAAATTAGAGCAGAACTGGCAGAGGCATACGTTGTGGCTCCTAAAGTCGGTCGAATTTTGGAGATTAATACACGAGCCGGAGAAACTGTAGGCAATGAAGGAATTGTGGCTCTAGGTCAAACCGACCAGATGTATGCAGTAGTAGAAGTCTACCAAAGTGATATCAAGAGAGTGCGTCCGGGACAACCGGTGCTGATAAGCAGTGATTCCCTTCGCAATGAATTAGAGGGAAGAGTCGATTGGATTGGTATGCAGGTAAAGCGGCAAAATCTGATCAATGCTGACCCCTCTAGCAATATCGATGCCAGAGTAGTGGAAGTGCATGTGCAACTAAATAAACTATCCAGCCAAAATGCTTCTAGCTTAACTAATTTGCAAGTCAAGGCGGTAATTGAACTGTGA
- the devC gene encoding ABC transporter permease DevC, whose translation MIGFIQELRRRTPLGWLQLSHEKGRLLVALSGIAFADVLMFMQLGFQNALFESNTMLHRSMQADMFVISPQARNLAYMSNFTRRRLYQAMDVPGVKSAEGMYVNIVDWKNPQTHQKTTILVMGFNPDRQVLNLADVNRQIDAIKLPDTVLFDRASRGDYNEAIAKIEQGKTVTTEIERRTITISGLFSVGASFIADGTLITSDQNFLRLFPRQQASSVSLGLVQLQPGYDPKQMKAALESHLDNDVKVLTKAEFLEFEINYWKTNTAIGFIFSLGVAMGFLVGVIIVYQVLSTDVNSHIKEYATFKAMGYNNLYLLGVVFEEAIILAILGFIPGAIAPLGLYHLTRNATNLPVYMTVARALTVLTLTMIMCIISGAIATRKLQSADPADMF comes from the coding sequence GTGATTGGATTTATCCAGGAACTGCGGCGGCGAACGCCTTTAGGATGGCTGCAACTGAGTCATGAAAAAGGTCGTCTTTTGGTGGCATTGTCAGGTATTGCCTTTGCCGATGTTCTGATGTTCATGCAGCTAGGGTTTCAGAATGCCCTGTTTGAAAGTAACACAATGCTGCATCGGAGTATGCAGGCTGATATGTTTGTGATCAGCCCCCAAGCACGTAACCTAGCATATATGTCTAACTTTACGCGGCGGCGGCTGTATCAAGCAATGGATGTACCAGGTGTAAAGTCGGCAGAAGGAATGTATGTCAACATTGTTGATTGGAAAAATCCCCAAACACATCAGAAGACGACAATATTAGTTATGGGGTTCAATCCCGATCGGCAAGTGTTGAACTTAGCGGATGTGAATCGCCAGATAGATGCTATTAAGCTACCAGATACTGTTTTGTTCGATCGCGCCTCTAGAGGAGATTACAACGAAGCGATCGCCAAAATTGAACAAGGTAAAACTGTTACAACCGAAATAGAACGGCGGACAATTACCATTAGCGGCTTATTTTCAGTCGGGGCTTCCTTCATAGCCGATGGTACTTTGATCACTAGCGACCAGAACTTTTTGCGACTATTTCCCAGACAACAAGCAAGCAGTGTCAGTCTCGGTTTAGTGCAGCTGCAACCAGGCTATGATCCAAAACAGATGAAAGCAGCTTTAGAATCTCATTTAGATAATGATGTTAAAGTTTTAACCAAAGCAGAATTTCTCGAATTTGAAATAAATTACTGGAAAACAAATACGGCGATCGGGTTTATCTTCAGCCTGGGTGTAGCAATGGGGTTTTTAGTGGGCGTGATTATCGTGTATCAAGTTCTTTCTACAGATGTGAATTCCCATATCAAAGAATACGCCACTTTTAAAGCAATGGGATATAACAATCTCTACTTATTAGGTGTGGTGTTTGAAGAGGCGATAATTTTGGCGATTTTGGGCTTTATCCCCGGAGCGATCGCACCTTTAGGACTTTATCATTTAACTCGTAATGCCACCAATTTGCCAGTTTACATGACCGTAGCACGGGCCTTGACGGTATTAACACTGACTATGATTATGTGCATAATTTCTGGTGCGATCGCCACCCGGAAATTACAGTCCGCCGACCCCGCAGATATGTTTTAG
- a CDS encoding DevA family ABC transporter ATP-binding protein codes for MPPVISVKNLDHYFGHGKLRKQVLFDINLDINAGEIIIMTGPSGSGKTTLLTLSGGLRSAQSGSLQILEQELCGANKAQLTQVRRNNGYIFQAHNLHGSLTALQNVRMGLEVHKNISPAEMKTRSAQILEEVGLGDRLNYYPDDLSGGQKQRVAIARALVGRPKIVLADEPTAALDSKSGRDVVNLMQTLAKEQDCTILLVTHDNRILDIADRIVYMEDGKLVNDSAVLAVS; via the coding sequence ATGCCTCCTGTAATTTCTGTTAAAAATCTCGACCACTATTTTGGTCATGGTAAACTCCGCAAGCAAGTTCTCTTTGATATCAACCTGGATATTAACGCTGGCGAAATTATTATTATGACTGGGCCTTCTGGTTCTGGTAAAACTACACTTCTCACCTTATCAGGCGGCTTGCGTTCTGCCCAATCTGGTAGTTTGCAGATATTGGAACAAGAACTTTGTGGTGCTAATAAAGCACAACTTACCCAGGTGCGACGTAATAACGGTTATATTTTCCAAGCACACAACTTGCATGGTAGCCTGACAGCACTCCAGAACGTCAGAATGGGCTTGGAAGTACATAAGAATATTTCGCCAGCAGAAATGAAAACCCGGTCAGCCCAAATATTAGAGGAGGTAGGATTAGGAGATCGCCTGAATTATTATCCTGATGATTTATCTGGGGGACAAAAACAAAGAGTTGCGATCGCTCGTGCTCTAGTTGGTCGTCCTAAAATTGTCTTAGCGGATGAACCTACCGCCGCTCTTGACAGTAAATCGGGACGAGATGTGGTCAACCTGATGCAAACACTAGCTAAAGAACAGGATTGTACCATTCTCTTGGTTACTCATGACAACCGCATTCTAGATATTGCCGATCGCATCGTCTACATGGAAGATGGCAAGTTAGTAAATGACAGTGCTGTTCTTGCAGTTAGTTAG
- a CDS encoding ABC exporter membrane fusion protein, translated as MVRNSKLGYRTFPKSILRPSVAIGITISLLVGGISFYIVKRGQNYANQEAQVPATQLPQLKTVTALGRLEPQGKVIKLSAAVSAEGSRVEKLLVKEGDRVKAGQTIAILNSCDRLQAAFKEAQEQVKVAQANLNRTQAGAKRGEIAAQKAAIARLKAEHQGDINTQAATIERFQAEVRNAQAEDERYQQLDQQGAISASQRDSKRLNLETAQKSLQEAQAQLNRTQSTSQQQVKQATAILDEIAEVRGVDVEAAKAEINRALAAMNLAKVNLEQAVVRSPQNGQVFEIHTHPGELVSNDGIADIGQTSQMYVIAEVYESDIGKVHSGQQVQVFGDSLPIELQGIVDRKGLQVRRQNVINTDPVSNIDNRVVEVHIRLDKASSLKAATLTNMQVKAVIEL; from the coding sequence ATGGTGCGAAACTCAAAGCTAGGGTACAGAACGTTCCCAAAGTCTATTCTGCGTCCATCCGTTGCTATAGGTATAACTATATCTTTATTAGTTGGCGGAATAAGTTTTTATATAGTAAAACGCGGGCAAAATTATGCCAATCAAGAGGCACAAGTACCAGCAACACAATTGCCACAGTTAAAAACAGTAACAGCTTTAGGGCGACTCGAACCACAGGGAAAGGTAATTAAACTGTCTGCTGCGGTGTCTGCGGAAGGAAGTCGGGTAGAAAAGTTGTTAGTGAAGGAGGGTGATAGGGTAAAGGCAGGACAGACGATCGCAATTTTGAACAGCTGCGATCGCTTGCAAGCGGCATTTAAAGAGGCACAGGAACAAGTGAAAGTAGCCCAGGCAAACCTAAACCGCACTCAAGCAGGTGCTAAACGCGGTGAAATTGCCGCCCAAAAAGCTGCGATCGCTCGTCTAAAAGCAGAACACCAAGGTGATATTAATACCCAAGCCGCGACAATTGAGCGATTTCAAGCCGAAGTGCGTAACGCCCAAGCAGAAGACGAACGCTATCAGCAACTAGATCAACAGGGTGCAATTTCCGCCTCCCAACGGGATAGCAAGCGTTTAAACTTGGAAACCGCCCAAAAAAGCCTACAAGAAGCCCAAGCACAGTTAAATCGTACCCAATCAACTAGTCAGCAACAAGTTAAACAAGCCACAGCAATACTTGATGAAATCGCCGAAGTGCGCGGAGTGGATGTAGAAGCTGCTAAAGCAGAAATCAATCGTGCCCTAGCAGCCATGAATCTGGCAAAAGTTAATCTCGAACAGGCTGTAGTGCGATCGCCCCAAAATGGACAGGTATTTGAGATCCATACCCATCCTGGGGAATTAGTATCAAATGATGGCATTGCAGATATTGGACAAACCAGCCAGATGTATGTCATCGCCGAAGTCTACGAAAGCGATATCGGCAAAGTGCATTCAGGGCAGCAAGTGCAAGTATTTGGTGATTCCCTGCCAATTGAATTGCAGGGAATTGTAGATCGCAAAGGCTTGCAAGTGCGACGGCAGAATGTTATTAACACAGATCCCGTCAGCAATATCGACAACAGAGTAGTAGAAGTCCACATCCGACTAGATAAAGCTTCCAGCCTAAAAGCCGCTACCTTAACCAATATGCAAGTTAAGGCAGTAATTGAATTGTGA
- the devC gene encoding ABC transporter permease DevC gives MGLLKQLRRRTPLGWLQLNHEKSRLLVALSGIAFADLLMFMQLGFQTALYDSNTRLHRSLQADIVLTSPQARNLASLSTFSRRRLYQAMDIPGVKSAQAMYFNNTIWKNPQTHRETGVLVIGFNPDKPAFDLPDVNQQLQAIKMPDTVLFDRGARGDYQKAIAQIDQGKTLTTEIERRTITISGLFQVGASFGFDGNLITSDQNFLRLFSGRQSSSVSLGLILLKPGYEPKKVAAMLKAYLRDDVRVLTHAEFIEFENNFWRTNSPIGFIFSLGVSMGFVVGVIIVYQVLSNDVNAHVREYATFKAMGYRNYYLLGVVLEESLILAALGFFPGLGVSLVLYQLTRSATNLPMYMTAIQALQVLVLTIIMCTISGAIATRKLQATDPADMF, from the coding sequence ATGGGATTGCTCAAACAACTGCGACGGCGAACTCCTCTAGGATGGCTGCAACTAAATCATGAAAAAAGCCGTCTTTTAGTGGCATTATCAGGCATTGCCTTTGCGGATCTTCTGATGTTCATGCAGCTAGGTTTTCAGACTGCGCTGTATGACAGTAACACCAGACTACATCGCAGTTTGCAAGCAGACATTGTTTTAACCAGTCCCCAAGCCCGTAACTTAGCAAGCTTGTCTACATTTTCTCGGCGGCGACTTTACCAAGCAATGGATATACCAGGGGTGAAGTCGGCCCAAGCAATGTATTTCAACAACACAATCTGGAAGAATCCCCAAACACACCGTGAGACAGGGGTGTTAGTTATCGGCTTTAACCCAGACAAGCCAGCCTTTGACTTACCAGATGTTAACCAGCAATTGCAAGCGATCAAAATGCCGGATACCGTGTTGTTCGATCGTGGTGCAAGAGGAGATTATCAAAAAGCGATCGCTCAAATTGACCAAGGTAAAACCCTGACTACCGAAATAGAACGGCGCACAATTACCATTAGTGGCTTATTCCAAGTCGGGGCTTCCTTTGGCTTTGATGGCAACCTGATTACCAGCGATCAAAATTTTTTGCGGCTATTTTCTGGGCGACAGTCCAGCAGTGTCAGTCTAGGCTTGATTCTTCTGAAACCAGGTTATGAACCGAAAAAAGTAGCAGCAATGCTCAAAGCCTACCTCAGAGATGATGTCAGAGTATTAACCCACGCCGAATTTATTGAATTTGAAAATAACTTTTGGAGAACAAATTCCCCAATTGGGTTTATTTTCAGTCTAGGTGTATCAATGGGGTTTGTGGTCGGCGTGATCATCGTCTATCAAGTCCTTTCTAACGATGTTAATGCCCATGTTCGAGAATACGCCACCTTCAAAGCAATGGGATATCGCAATTACTACTTGCTAGGTGTGGTGCTTGAAGAATCGTTGATTTTAGCAGCACTGGGCTTCTTCCCTGGATTGGGAGTTTCTTTAGTGCTTTATCAACTGACTCGCAGTGCTACAAATTTGCCCATGTACATGACTGCGATTCAAGCATTGCAGGTGTTAGTACTGACAATCATTATGTGTACAATTTCCGGTGCGATCGCCACCCGCAAACTCCAAGCCACCGATCCTGCTGATATGTTTTAA
- a CDS encoding DevA family ABC transporter ATP-binding protein, producing MTSQSIISIQNLDHHFGHGSLRKQVLCNINLEINASEIIIMTGPSGSGKTTLLTLVGGLRSAQSGSLQVLGRELCGASAEELVQARRHNGYIFQGHNLHGSLTVLENVKMALELHKHLGLKKMRARSAQMLEQVGLRNHLHYYPDRLSGGQKQRVAIARALVSHPQIILADEPTAALDSQSGRDVVNLMQKLAKEQGCTILMVTHDNRILDIADRIVHMEDGKLKSKVILSA from the coding sequence ATGACTAGTCAATCCATCATCTCCATCCAGAATCTCGACCACCACTTTGGTCACGGCTCACTCCGCAAGCAAGTTTTATGTAATATCAACTTAGAGATTAATGCCAGTGAAATTATTATCATGACTGGGCCCTCTGGTTCTGGAAAGACTACCTTGTTGACCTTGGTGGGTGGATTGCGTTCTGCCCAATCTGGTAGTTTGCAGGTGTTGGGACGAGAACTTTGTGGTGCTAGTGCTGAAGAACTAGTGCAAGCGCGACGCCATAACGGTTATATTTTCCAAGGACATAACTTGCATGGTAGTTTAACGGTACTCGAAAACGTCAAAATGGCTTTAGAATTGCACAAACATCTTGGGTTAAAAAAAATGCGAGCTAGGTCAGCCCAAATGTTAGAGCAAGTAGGATTGCGAAATCATTTGCATTACTATCCCGATCGACTGTCTGGGGGACAAAAACAACGAGTAGCGATCGCTCGTGCTTTAGTTAGTCATCCTCAAATAATCCTCGCAGATGAACCCACTGCCGCCCTTGACAGTCAATCAGGACGAGATGTAGTCAATCTCATGCAAAAACTAGCAAAAGAACAAGGCTGTACCATCTTGATGGTTACTCATGACAACCGTATCCTAGACATTGCCGATCGCATCGTTCACATGGAAGATGGCAAACTCAAGTCAAAAGTAATACTATCAGCTTAA
- a CDS encoding M23 family metallopeptidase, giving the protein MIIENSASSSNKNLLGFDVKTLTANCHAINVLKGIFAVLPLALALPVDALQVKVIPTNPKLGDTLSVVINLDNPENRTNPTVASGKNTYPAFEIAPNQYRAFVPTTPLEKTGTRTLRVAGDGQVKNLAVNVLNRKFPVQHITLPPGKAGVDATEYELKRVAAFKALQTPKKYWNGVFLKPNAGRMSTNYGVRRYYNGTFAKDYYHRGLDYAGAAGSPVIAPASGRVALVGRVSQGFRIHGNVVGIDHGQGVTSIFMHLSRINVKEGDFVKAGQLIGAVGSTGAATGPHLHWGLYVNGQSVDPTPWRTKVVN; this is encoded by the coding sequence ATGATTATTGAGAATAGCGCTAGTAGTTCAAACAAAAATTTGCTCGGTTTTGATGTCAAAACTTTGACAGCCAATTGCCATGCAATAAATGTGTTAAAGGGAATATTTGCTGTTCTCCCGCTCGCCTTGGCATTGCCTGTAGATGCTTTGCAAGTAAAGGTGATTCCAACTAATCCTAAATTAGGGGATACACTCTCGGTGGTGATTAATCTAGATAACCCAGAGAATCGTACAAATCCAACAGTAGCCAGTGGTAAAAATACATACCCAGCCTTTGAAATTGCACCCAATCAGTATCGGGCATTTGTTCCCACAACTCCACTAGAAAAAACTGGAACTAGAACACTTCGGGTTGCAGGGGATGGTCAAGTTAAAAACTTGGCAGTGAATGTGCTTAATCGCAAATTCCCCGTACAACACATTACTTTGCCACCTGGCAAAGCCGGAGTGGATGCCACAGAGTATGAACTCAAGCGTGTGGCAGCTTTTAAGGCGCTACAAACACCAAAAAAGTATTGGAATGGAGTATTCCTGAAGCCAAATGCAGGGCGGATGAGTACAAACTATGGTGTACGTCGCTACTATAATGGTACATTTGCAAAAGACTACTATCATCGTGGTCTTGACTACGCTGGTGCTGCCGGATCACCGGTAATTGCCCCAGCCTCTGGGCGAGTTGCTTTGGTAGGTAGGGTATCCCAAGGATTTCGGATACACGGTAACGTAGTTGGCATTGACCACGGTCAAGGAGTAACCAGTATTTTCATGCACCTGAGTCGTATTAACGTTAAAGAAGGTGATTTTGTGAAAGCTGGTCAATTAATTGGCGCAGTAGGTTCAACAGGTGCTGCTACCGGGCCACATTTACACTGGGGTCTGTATGTCAACGGACAATCTGTTGATCCAACACCTTGGCGAACTAAGGTCGTTAACTAG
- a CDS encoding late competence development ComFB family protein — MSIEKIVEQALQDGYLTPAMEAEVGRICDNASELSIEEYMALDRLMGALLTGEVVAVPRKQFINVMEELVLTEAIARVAEIEATSESSLDVGDIAAYALNRLPPLYATTEEGANFQRQTAQAQLQDLISQQISEAINRYLDRPHFFPERQALGKNTGNEVVRQVSALLQTYAPNFEQNDKPNDNDS, encoded by the coding sequence ATGAGTATCGAAAAAATTGTCGAACAAGCTCTCCAGGATGGTTATTTGACACCAGCAATGGAAGCAGAAGTCGGTAGAATCTGTGACAATGCCTCGGAACTTTCAATTGAAGAGTATATGGCGCTGGATCGGCTGATGGGTGCACTATTAACTGGTGAGGTAGTGGCGGTACCTCGCAAACAATTCATTAACGTGATGGAAGAATTGGTACTGACGGAAGCGATCGCACGAGTCGCAGAAATTGAAGCCACCAGCGAAAGTTCTCTAGATGTCGGGGATATTGCTGCTTACGCTCTCAACCGCCTACCACCTTTGTATGCTACTACAGAAGAGGGTGCTAACTTCCAGCGCCAAACAGCTCAGGCACAACTGCAAGACTTAATTTCTCAGCAAATAAGTGAGGCGATTAACCGTTACCTCGATCGACCCCATTTCTTCCCAGAACGGCAAGCCTTGGGCAAAAACACTGGCAATGAGGTTGTACGCCAAGTTAGTGCTTTACTCCAAACATACGCACCTAATTTTGAGCAAAATGACAAGCCAAATGATAACGACTCTTAA
- a CDS encoding L,D-transpeptidase, which translates to MVRNESVGRMVMLLCFGTAFLSLAVHWRISTAERQYEKSASTLMRRDSTRTNLKGSRLEGVYKNLSQVSLGEIALGGSVPLDEVTQGSTVQRTFTPKSSAIKPKTKSKIIKKNLAKTTTRRASTLKSSIIESQIIKKNLAKATIRRASKLKPSTIKPQTIKNNVAKASDLPTQTRLVGQERQNPVADSWPKGLWSQASAQQIPSNRLANVKTQVVVDLSDRRTYVYAGDEVIASYPIAVGKKGWETPTGSFQVIHMRHYPIWRHPITGKVFQAGTDSPLGDRWIGFWSDGRNEIGFHGTPDIDLVGTAVSHGCLRMRNSDVRLLYEQVSIGTKVLVRD; encoded by the coding sequence ATGGTAAGAAACGAATCTGTAGGGCGTATGGTAATGCTGCTTTGTTTTGGCACAGCATTTTTATCCTTAGCTGTCCATTGGCGCATTAGTACGGCGGAACGGCAGTATGAGAAGTCTGCATCTACTTTGATGCGGCGAGATTCTACCCGAACTAATCTTAAGGGAAGCCGGCTAGAGGGAGTCTACAAGAATCTTTCCCAAGTGAGTTTGGGGGAAATTGCGCTGGGTGGATCTGTGCCACTTGATGAAGTTACCCAAGGCTCGACTGTCCAGAGGACGTTTACACCAAAGTCCTCTGCTATTAAACCTAAAACTAAATCAAAAATAATTAAGAAGAATCTAGCTAAAACAACTACTCGTAGGGCTTCTACACTCAAGTCTTCTATTATTGAGTCGCAAATAATTAAGAAGAATCTAGCGAAAGCAACTATTCGTAGGGCTTCTAAACTCAAGCCTTCTACCATTAAGCCCCAAACTATTAAGAATAATGTAGCTAAAGCAAGCGACCTACCAACTCAGACGCGGCTGGTGGGACAAGAAAGACAAAATCCAGTTGCGGATAGTTGGCCAAAAGGTCTGTGGTCTCAGGCTTCAGCCCAACAAATACCATCTAATAGGCTGGCAAATGTCAAGACCCAAGTGGTAGTTGATTTAAGCGATCGCCGCACTTATGTATACGCAGGAGATGAGGTGATAGCCAGCTACCCGATTGCTGTCGGTAAGAAAGGTTGGGAAACCCCCACAGGTTCTTTCCAGGTGATCCACATGCGACACTATCCAATCTGGCGTCACCCAATTACTGGCAAAGTATTTCAGGCTGGTACAGATAGTCCCTTGGGCGATAGATGGATTGGTTTTTGGTCAGATGGACGGAATGAAATTGGCTTTCATGGCACGCCGGATATTGACCTGGTAGGAACGGCTGTATCCCACGGCTGCCTGAGAATGCGTAATTCTGATGTCCGATTGTTATATGAGCAAGTGAGTATAGGGACAAAAGTGTTAGTACGTGATTAA
- a CDS encoding sigma-70 family RNA polymerase sigma factor, which translates to MSQSITVSWSTVDAKYPEASVQVDKLPNHDLILRCQAGLRPDRAAFAELLRRYQSQVDRVLYHLAPDWPDRADLAQEVWIRVYRNINRLQEPAKFRGWLSRIATNLFYDELRKRKRVMSPLSLDAPRSLEDGEMDWEIAGDTPGPEEELTTREFYEQLQEAIADLPEVFRTTIVLREIEGMAYEEIAEITGVSLGTVKSRIARARSRLQAHLQNYLDS; encoded by the coding sequence ATGAGTCAATCGATTACTGTATCCTGGTCAACGGTTGATGCAAAGTATCCAGAAGCATCAGTGCAAGTTGACAAACTCCCTAACCACGATTTAATTTTGCGCTGTCAAGCCGGACTGCGACCAGATCGTGCTGCTTTTGCGGAACTATTACGCCGCTATCAAAGTCAAGTCGATCGAGTTCTATACCACTTGGCTCCAGATTGGCCTGACAGAGCCGATTTGGCTCAAGAAGTTTGGATTCGAGTGTATCGGAATATTAACCGATTACAAGAGCCTGCTAAATTTCGGGGGTGGTTAAGCCGCATTGCCACGAACTTGTTTTACGACGAGTTACGGAAACGCAAGCGGGTTATGAGTCCTTTGTCACTGGATGCTCCCCGTTCCTTAGAGGACGGCGAGATGGATTGGGAAATCGCTGGCGATACCCCAGGTCCTGAGGAAGAACTGACAACTAGAGAATTTTACGAGCAATTGCAAGAAGCGATCGCGGATTTACCAGAAGTTTTTCGTACTACTATTGTCCTCAGAGAAATCGAAGGCATGGCTTATGAAGAAATTGCCGAAATCACTGGAGTTTCTCTAGGAACTGTGAAGTCAAGAATAGCCAGAGCTAGATCGAGGTTGCAAGCCCACTTGCAGAATTATCTAGACTCCTAA